The Aspergillus chevalieri M1 DNA, chromosome 5, nearly complete sequence genome includes a region encoding these proteins:
- a CDS encoding uncharacterized protein (COG:G;~EggNog:ENOG410QEI1;~InterPro:IPR020846,IPR011701,IPR036259;~PFAM:PF07690;~TransMembrane:12 (i25-48o68-87i94-113o119-142i154-174o186-206i227-250o256-281i293-313o319-344i356-377o383-406i);~go_function: GO:0022857 - transmembrane transporter activity [Evidence IEA];~go_process: GO:0055085 - transmembrane transport [Evidence IEA]): MTDSGKDTNRHSERFSPELNPNGGLIAWLQVVGSFMAFLNTWGIVNSFGAFQSYYSSELLSDVSDSNISWIGSIHGFLLCLTGFLTGPLFDAGYAYYLIYIGSFLVVFGMFMVSLCTQYWQVMLAQGICIGLGSGCLFIPSVGIIPTYFSTRKALATGLAASGSSVAGVIYPIAFTRLQQSIGFPWATRAIAFIMLGTLSITIATFRVRILPPERRRLFDPQALCDVPFMLFNATAFFTCVGLYVPYFYISDYSTIVATMSPSLAFYTVPILSAGSVFGRILPNFFADKTGPLNMIAICICAAFILAYCWLAIANTPGIIVFCVLYGFFSGTFVSLQATSVVTLSPSLGIFGTRMGMSTLCAGLGTLVGNPVAGAIVGKGSWLGLRLFCACALAVGTVFVAGARVVRSRRLMDQV; this comes from the exons ATGACGGATTCTGGTAAGGATACCAATCGCCATTCTGAGAGATTTTCGCCAGAGTTGAACCCCAATGGCGGCCTCATAGCTTGGTTGCAGGTCGTCGGGTCGTTCATGGCCTTTTTGAATACATG GGGCATCGTGAATTCCTTTGGCGCGTTCCAAAGCTACTACAGCTCCGAGCTGCTCAGCGATGTTTCCGACTCGAATATCTCATGGATCGGCTCTATCCACGGCTTTCTGCTCTGTCTCACAGGCTTCTTGACCGGTCCGCTCTTCGATGCCGGATACGCTTATTACCTTATATACATTGGCTCGTTCCTTGTGGTATTTGGCATGTTTATGGTCAGTTTGTGCACTCAGTACTGGCAGGTCATGTTGGCGCAGGGTATCTGCATTGGTCTGGGCAGCGGGTGCCTATTCATTCCCAGTGTTGGTATCATTCCAACCTACTTTAGCACTCGTAAAGCGCTCGCGACGGGCCTTGCAGCCTCAGGAAGCAGTGTCGCCGGTGTTATCTACCCTATCGCCTTTACCCGTCTCCAGCAAAGTATCGGTTTCCCATGGGCCACACGAGCCATTGCCTTCATTATGCTAGGCACCCTCTCGATCACCATCGCAACCTTCCGCGTGCGCATTCTACCCCCCGAGCGACGACGCCTCTTTGACCCCCAAGCCCTTTGTGATGTCCCTTTTATGCTCTTCAATGCGACCGCCTTCTTCACCTGCGTGGGCCTCTACGTCCCTTACTTCTACATCTCTGACTACTCCACCATCGTTGCCACCATGTCCCCATCCCTAGCCTTTTACACGGTCCCTATTCTCAGCGCAGGCTCCGTCTTTGGCCGTATTCTCCCCAACTTCTTCGCCGACAAAACTGGTCCCCTTAACATGATCGCCATATGCATATGTGCCGCTTTTATTCTAGCGTACTGCTGGCTTGCAATCGCTAATACACCAGGTATCATCGTCTTCTGCGTGTTGTACGGGTTCTTCTCGGGGACGTTCGTGTCGCTGCAGGCAACGTCAGTTGTCACACTGTCGCCGAGTCTGGGAATCTTCGGGACGAGAATGGGAATGAGCACGCTTTGTGCTGGATTGGGGACGTTAGTTGGGAATCCGGTTGCGGGCGCGATTGTGGGAAAGGGGAGTTGGTTGGGGTTGAGGTTGTTTTGTGCTTGTGCTTTGGCAGTGGGGACGGTGTTTGTTGCTGGTGCGAGGGTGGTGAGGAGTCGGAGGCTGATGGATCAGGTGTAA